Proteins co-encoded in one Halorussus lipolyticus genomic window:
- a CDS encoding dolichol kinase, with protein MSLHSEVKRRLVHVSGTGYPALYLLGLANYDQLRLLLVASSVGAVVLEVIRLFVGLDWRIFDELTREYEQENLAGYALYIFGMTVAVLAFSPRISIPAMLMLTIADPISGLAGSGELGVKATHTLLLTFGVCLLITSLSGLPLVAAVLGALSATLADGMKPIIAGYVIDDNITIPVVSAVVMYVALRFLPTVTV; from the coding sequence GTGTCACTCCACAGCGAGGTCAAGCGCCGACTCGTCCACGTCTCGGGGACGGGCTATCCGGCGCTCTACCTGTTGGGCCTCGCCAACTACGACCAGTTACGACTCTTGCTCGTGGCGAGTTCGGTCGGCGCAGTCGTGTTAGAAGTAATCCGACTGTTCGTCGGCCTCGACTGGCGCATCTTCGACGAGTTGACCCGCGAGTACGAACAGGAGAACCTCGCTGGCTACGCGCTCTACATCTTCGGGATGACGGTGGCGGTGCTGGCGTTCTCGCCCCGCATCTCGATTCCCGCGATGCTGATGCTCACCATCGCCGACCCAATCAGCGGGTTGGCCGGGTCCGGCGAGTTGGGCGTGAAAGCGACACACACGCTCCTGCTGACCTTCGGGGTGTGTCTGCTCATCACCAGTCTGTCGGGGCTTCCGCTGGTCGCCGCGGTCCTCGGGGCGCTGTCCGCCACGCTTGCCGACGGCATGAAGCCCATCATCGCGGGCTACGTGATAGACGACAACATCACGATTCCGGTCGTCTCGGCGGTCGTGATGTACGTCGCACTGCGGTTCCTGCCGACCGTGACGGTGTGA
- the glyS gene encoding glycine--tRNA ligase: MSSSDLVELAKRRGYFFQSAGAYGGVSGFYTYGPQGATLKDNIENSWRDRFQRREGHREIDAPTVMPEPVFEASGHLDTFDDMLVECPECGESHRADHLVEDNTDIEEAESISIPDIEDLIADHDLQCPNCGAELAGEPVDDFNLMFETNIGPGSSSPGYLRPETAQGIFVEFPQLAEYARNQLPFGITQIGKAYRNEISPRKSIVRVREFTQAELEHFIDPTEDEPDIERVADVELPLYPAEQQAEDGTEYVHKTVQEAVDEGLVNEWVAYYLGVGKQWYESIGVDMDRFRFRQHLSGELAHYAADCWDAEAEVGGDWIEITGYAYRSDYDLSKHDEYSDDDFTIFKQYDEPKVVERATVDPDMSYLGPEFGGKAGDIADALEQLAERDRSAFEDEEVTVEIDGDEYTLPTEKTGFGVEEQKETGEHVMPHVVEPSIGIDRVIYTVLDHAYGEDEIEGETRKRLSLEPEVAPTFVGVFPLMDKDGMGELAREITDDLRAEGLDVTYDDSGNIGRRYRRQDEVGTPFCVTVDYEALEDDTVTLRERDSTDQVRVPVADLPDVLADLRAGETTFAELDAPTAEQ; encoded by the coding sequence ATGAGCAGTTCTGACCTCGTGGAACTGGCCAAGCGCCGGGGCTACTTCTTCCAGTCGGCGGGGGCCTACGGCGGCGTCTCGGGGTTCTACACCTACGGTCCGCAGGGCGCGACCCTCAAGGACAACATCGAGAACTCGTGGCGCGACCGGTTCCAGCGCCGGGAGGGCCACCGCGAAATCGACGCCCCGACCGTGATGCCCGAACCCGTCTTCGAGGCCTCGGGCCACCTCGACACCTTCGACGACATGCTGGTCGAGTGCCCCGAGTGCGGCGAGAGCCATCGGGCCGACCACCTCGTGGAGGACAACACCGACATCGAGGAGGCAGAAAGCATCTCGATTCCGGACATCGAGGACCTCATCGCCGACCACGACCTGCAGTGTCCCAACTGCGGTGCCGAGTTGGCCGGCGAACCCGTGGACGACTTCAACCTGATGTTCGAGACCAACATCGGACCGGGTAGCTCCTCGCCGGGCTATCTACGCCCGGAGACGGCGCAGGGAATCTTCGTGGAGTTCCCGCAACTCGCCGAGTACGCCCGGAATCAGCTACCGTTCGGCATCACCCAAATCGGCAAGGCCTACCGGAACGAGATTTCTCCTCGCAAGTCCATCGTCCGGGTTCGGGAGTTCACGCAGGCCGAGCTGGAACACTTCATCGACCCGACCGAAGACGAACCTGACATCGAGCGCGTGGCGGACGTGGAGCTACCCCTCTACCCCGCGGAACAGCAAGCGGAGGACGGCACCGAGTACGTCCACAAGACGGTGCAGGAAGCGGTAGACGAGGGCCTCGTCAACGAGTGGGTCGCCTACTATCTGGGCGTCGGCAAGCAGTGGTACGAGTCCATCGGCGTGGACATGGACCGATTCCGGTTCCGCCAGCACCTCTCGGGCGAACTCGCCCACTACGCCGCGGACTGTTGGGACGCCGAGGCCGAAGTCGGCGGCGACTGGATAGAGATTACGGGCTACGCCTACCGGAGCGACTACGACCTCTCGAAGCACGACGAGTACTCCGACGACGACTTCACCATCTTCAAGCAGTACGACGAACCGAAGGTGGTCGAACGCGCCACCGTGGACCCCGACATGAGCTACCTCGGCCCGGAGTTCGGCGGCAAGGCGGGCGACATCGCCGACGCCCTCGAACAACTCGCCGAGCGCGACCGGTCCGCCTTCGAGGACGAGGAGGTCACGGTCGAAATCGACGGCGACGAGTACACCCTCCCGACCGAGAAGACCGGATTCGGCGTCGAGGAGCAGAAGGAGACGGGCGAACACGTCATGCCCCACGTCGTGGAACCCTCCATCGGTATCGACCGGGTTATCTACACGGTCCTCGACCACGCCTACGGCGAGGACGAAATCGAGGGCGAGACCCGCAAGCGCCTCTCGCTCGAACCCGAAGTCGCGCCCACCTTCGTCGGCGTCTTCCCGCTGATGGACAAGGACGGCATGGGCGAGTTGGCCCGCGAAATCACCGACGACCTCCGAGCAGAGGGTCTGGACGTGACCTACGACGACTCGGGGAACATCGGTCGGCGCTACCGGCGACAGGACGAGGTTGGCACCCCGTTCTGCGTGACGGTTGACTACGAGGCGCTGGAGGACGATACGGTCACTCTCCGCGAGCGCGACTCGACCGACCAAGTTCGAGTCCCCGTCGCGGACCTGCCCGATGTCCTCGCGGACCTCCGAGCGGGCGAGACAACCTTCGCGGAACTGGACGCGCCGACTGCCGAACAGTAA
- a CDS encoding CBS domain-containing protein yields MKVGEAMTPRSEVVTVELPGTRDDVLEYLQERSFSSVPVVKNTGGSEEFRGLISRDDLIENPDEDQLAMLMREVPTTTQDTTIEEVADLMVAEGARRVPVVDGELEGIVTVTDVVRAIADGDADGDEQVGDIASRDVNTTYDEVPLTVAERELYYANLPYAVVLDEEGEMDGVLTEVDIIEVARVVEGEDDTGDSIADEDDDWKWESIKAVGKRYLPTRNVEIPAAPVEEFMTHDVVTVSGEKTAKEAAQMMLRNDVEQIPLVNGDRLTGIVRDINLLEALR; encoded by the coding sequence ATGAAAGTCGGCGAAGCCATGACGCCCCGCTCGGAGGTCGTGACCGTGGAGCTTCCGGGCACCCGCGACGACGTGCTAGAGTACCTACAGGAACGCTCGTTCTCGTCCGTGCCGGTCGTGAAGAACACGGGCGGAAGCGAGGAGTTCCGCGGCCTCATCTCTCGGGACGACCTCATCGAGAACCCCGACGAGGACCAACTCGCCATGCTGATGCGCGAGGTCCCGACGACCACCCAAGACACCACCATCGAGGAGGTTGCGGACCTGATGGTCGCCGAGGGAGCGCGCAGAGTGCCGGTCGTGGACGGCGAGTTAGAGGGTATCGTCACCGTGACCGACGTGGTGCGGGCTATCGCCGACGGGGACGCGGACGGCGACGAACAGGTCGGCGACATCGCCTCGCGCGACGTGAACACCACCTACGACGAGGTGCCCCTGACGGTCGCCGAGCGCGAACTCTACTACGCGAATCTGCCCTACGCGGTCGTCCTCGACGAGGAGGGCGAGATGGACGGCGTGCTGACCGAGGTGGACATCATCGAGGTCGCTCGCGTCGTGGAGGGCGAGGACGACACCGGCGACTCCATCGCCGACGAGGACGACGACTGGAAGTGGGAGTCAATCAAGGCAGTCGGCAAGCGCTACCTGCCGACCCGGAACGTCGAGATTCCCGCCGCGCCCGTCGAGGAGTTCATGACCCACGACGTGGTGACGGTCTCTGGCGAGAAGACCGCGAAAGAGGCCGCCCAGATGATGCTCCGCAACGACGTCGAGCAGATTCCGCTGGTGAACGGCGACCGACTCACCGGCATCGTCCGGGACATCAACCTGCTGGAGGCGCTCCGATGA
- a CDS encoding DUF7529 family protein — MPKTGEGDDKPDYAEQIAASSDVHKGAWQRTLDDMAAMAEDLEDEGWDVVTIGAGHTAPTNPDSGETDRWGFVHVVPDNKAEPFAEAVETGKFPEYRVFRNEMQGRIFMLTQLLDPESETAILIAGNFEVRHAPGLVKTALKEDMMYTHVQTLDQTHLGSFRHDDVEKFFPDPHKYAGYDVDFEGALDEDDEAE; from the coding sequence ATGCCAAAGACTGGGGAAGGTGACGACAAACCCGATTACGCAGAGCAGATTGCCGCGAGTTCCGACGTTCACAAGGGCGCGTGGCAACGCACCCTCGACGACATGGCGGCGATGGCCGAGGACCTCGAAGACGAAGGGTGGGACGTCGTGACCATCGGCGCGGGCCACACCGCGCCGACCAACCCCGATTCGGGCGAGACCGACCGCTGGGGGTTCGTCCACGTCGTCCCCGACAACAAGGCCGAACCGTTCGCTGAGGCCGTCGAGACCGGCAAGTTCCCCGAGTACCGGGTGTTCCGCAACGAGATGCAGGGCCGCATCTTCATGCTCACGCAACTGCTGGACCCCGAGTCGGAGACGGCCATCCTCATCGCGGGCAACTTCGAGGTCCGCCACGCGCCGGGCCTCGTCAAGACCGCGCTGAAAGAGGACATGATGTACACCCACGTCCAGACGTTAGACCAGACCCACCTCGGGTCGTTCCGCCACGACGACGTGGAGAAGTTCTTCCCCGACCCGCACAAGTACGCGGGCTACGACGTAGACTTCGAGGGCGCACTGGACGAGGACGACGAGGCGGAGTAA
- a CDS encoding DUF7555 family protein, producing MSQSTTSRRARQALDAVTYGIAVAAVVFVLGALLGFLLGGGLVTAKFVMFVVGILLFGYATFQLRPDAPWDTKETDDGKVKVTKNEPSGSVIGGRDETTFQAIVQRIPPLSQYSLPPEERLSVGAKLFVASLATLAWSFLMETVFGVVA from the coding sequence ATGTCTCAGTCCACGACCTCGCGGCGCGCACGCCAAGCCCTCGACGCCGTGACCTACGGCATCGCCGTGGCCGCAGTGGTGTTCGTCCTCGGGGCGCTCCTCGGATTCCTCCTCGGCGGCGGCCTCGTGACCGCGAAGTTCGTGATGTTCGTCGTCGGTATCCTGCTGTTCGGCTACGCGACCTTCCAACTCCGGCCCGACGCGCCGTGGGACACCAAAGAGACCGACGACGGCAAGGTCAAAGTGACCAAAAACGAGCCGTCCGGGTCGGTCATCGGCGGCAGGGACGAGACCACGTTTCAGGCGATAGTTCAGCGGATTCCGCCGCTGTCGCAGTACTCGCTCCCGCCGGAGGAGCGCCTTTCGGTCGGCGCGAAGTTGTTCGTCGCCAGTCTGGCCACGCTCGCGTGGTCGTTCCTGATGGAGACGGTCTTCGGCGTCGTGGCGTAG
- a CDS encoding ABC transporter ATP-binding protein translates to MSEQIQQESVSVATGETLVEVNELKTYYDEGGIVDSNPVKAVDGVDFEIKRGETLGLVGESGCGKTTLGRTLIQLEDATSGEVLFDGTDITELSGKELKDWRRNSQMVFQDPESSLNDRMTVGEIIREPLDVHDWNTPQERRERVRELLDVVGLQPEHYYRYPHQFSGGQRQRIGIARALALEPEFVVLDEPVSALDVSVQAQILNLLEDLQDEFGLTYLFIAHDLSVVRHICDRVAVMYLGNIMELGDTSELFENPKNPYTHSLLSAIPEPDPTSQKERVTLRGTPPSPRDPPKGCPFTTRCPMKIRPDKYQDMDADTWVAIEVFREVLRERSRADKSLTEQAKEMLGMETRFSDIGEIKRELFEDIDLSSDVERHIDQAAGYVEENKEDEARTVLREEFGSICDSESPDHHVVSDTGRVSHCHRHKSEYTDPDEFVPYTER, encoded by the coding sequence ATGAGCGAGCAAATCCAACAGGAGTCCGTCAGCGTCGCCACGGGCGAGACGCTCGTAGAGGTCAACGAACTAAAGACCTACTACGACGAGGGCGGAATCGTCGATTCGAATCCCGTCAAAGCCGTCGACGGCGTAGACTTCGAAATCAAGCGCGGGGAGACCCTCGGACTGGTCGGCGAATCCGGGTGTGGCAAGACCACGCTCGGCCGGACGCTCATCCAGTTGGAGGACGCCACCTCTGGCGAAGTGCTGTTCGACGGCACCGACATCACGGAGCTATCCGGGAAGGAACTCAAAGACTGGCGGCGAAACAGCCAGATGGTGTTCCAAGACCCCGAGTCGAGTCTCAACGACCGGATGACCGTCGGCGAAATTATCCGGGAACCGCTCGACGTTCACGACTGGAACACGCCCCAAGAGCGCAGAGAGCGCGTCCGGGAACTGCTGGACGTGGTGGGGCTTCAACCGGAACACTACTACCGGTACCCCCACCAGTTCTCGGGCGGTCAGCGCCAGCGTATCGGCATCGCGCGGGCGCTGGCGCTCGAACCCGAGTTCGTCGTGCTGGACGAACCGGTCTCGGCGCTGGACGTGTCGGTGCAGGCCCAGATTCTCAACCTGCTGGAGGACTTGCAGGACGAGTTCGGCCTGACCTACCTGTTCATCGCCCACGACCTCTCGGTGGTCCGCCACATCTGCGACCGAGTGGCCGTGATGTATCTGGGCAACATCATGGAACTGGGCGACACCTCCGAGTTGTTCGAGAACCCGAAGAACCCCTACACCCACTCGCTGTTGTCGGCGATTCCGGAACCCGACCCGACCTCGCAGAAAGAGCGGGTCACGCTTCGCGGGACGCCGCCGAGTCCGCGCGACCCGCCGAAGGGATGTCCGTTCACGACCCGGTGTCCGATGAAGATTCGGCCCGACAAGTATCAGGACATGGACGCCGACACGTGGGTCGCCATCGAGGTGTTCCGCGAGGTCCTGCGCGAGCGGTCCCGCGCCGACAAGTCCCTGACCGAGCAGGCCAAGGAGATGCTCGGGATGGAAACCCGGTTCTCCGACATCGGCGAAATCAAGCGCGAACTGTTCGAGGACATCGACCTGTCGTCGGACGTCGAGCGCCACATCGACCAAGCCGCCGGGTACGTCGAGGAGAACAAGGAGGACGAGGCCCGCACGGTCCTGCGCGAGGAGTTCGGCAGTATCTGTGACTCCGAGAGTCCGGACCACCACGTCGTCAGCGACACCGGCCGGGTCAGTCACTGTCACCGCCACAAGTCCGAGTACACTGACCCCGACGAGTTCGTCCCCTACACCGAGCGGTAG
- a CDS encoding ABC transporter ATP-binding protein, whose amino-acid sequence MAQQESSAVRSEEDALLSVDNLQTAFFTDKEVIRAVDGISFDIHRGETVGIVGESGSGKSVTARSIMGLVDSPGRVLKGSSITFDGEELTDKSEKQYRNLRGSDIAMVFQDPLTSLNPVYTVGNQIKEALRLHQDLRGAEATDEAINLLEAVGIPDASRRVKEYPHEFSGGMRQRAVIAMALACDPELLICDEPTTALDVTIQAQILELLQDLQDERDLAIMFITHDMGVIAEISDQVNVMYAGEIVESAPVEELFENPRHPYTQGLLQSIPGNQPDADRLSTIEGDVPTPNEAATYCRFEPRCPKAFEDCTHVHPSSVEVNSEADDHTAACLLYPEDASQQEAVELHEQRESQREVSER is encoded by the coding sequence ATGGCACAGCAAGAGTCCTCCGCGGTCCGAAGCGAGGAGGACGCCCTCCTCTCGGTAGACAACCTCCAGACCGCGTTCTTCACGGACAAGGAGGTCATCCGCGCGGTGGACGGCATCAGTTTCGACATCCACCGGGGCGAGACGGTCGGTATCGTCGGCGAATCCGGGTCTGGCAAGAGCGTGACCGCGCGGTCCATCATGGGCCTCGTGGACTCGCCGGGCCGAGTGCTGAAAGGGAGCAGTATCACCTTCGACGGCGAGGAGCTAACCGACAAGTCCGAGAAGCAGTATCGGAACCTCCGGGGAAGCGACATCGCAATGGTCTTCCAAGACCCGCTGACCTCGCTCAACCCGGTGTACACGGTGGGCAACCAAATCAAGGAGGCCCTGCGACTCCACCAAGACCTGCGAGGCGCTGAGGCCACCGACGAGGCCATCAACCTGCTCGAAGCGGTCGGAATTCCGGACGCCTCGCGGCGCGTCAAGGAGTACCCCCACGAGTTCTCGGGCGGGATGCGCCAGCGCGCCGTCATCGCCATGGCGCTGGCCTGCGACCCCGAACTCCTCATCTGCGACGAGCCAACGACCGCGCTCGACGTGACGATTCAGGCCCAGATTCTGGAGTTGCTACAGGACCTGCAGGACGAGCGAGACCTCGCCATCATGTTCATCACCCACGACATGGGTGTCATCGCAGAGATTTCCGACCAAGTGAACGTGATGTACGCGGGCGAAATCGTCGAGAGCGCGCCGGTCGAAGAACTGTTCGAGAATCCGCGTCATCCCTACACGCAGGGCCTCCTCCAGTCGATTCCGGGCAACCAGCCAGACGCCGACCGGCTCTCGACCATCGAGGGCGACGTGCCGACGCCCAACGAGGCCGCGACCTACTGTCGGTTCGAACCGCGGTGTCCGAAGGCGTTCGAGGACTGCACGCACGTCCACCCCTCGTCGGTCGAAGTCAACAGCGAGGCCGACGACCACACCGCGGCGTGTCTCCTCTATCCCGAGGACGCCTCCCAACAGGAGGCCGTCGAGTTGCACGAGCAGAGAGAGAGCCAGCGAGAGGTGAGTGAACGATGA
- a CDS encoding ABC transporter permease, giving the protein MSVDQQDDAPLRERIQENPGPALKWFAGALLLFSFEAGAVINFLTGLVGAPVDLPTLLTRDLIANNGYQTPGGAWKETFLNLAPAYAWAIRVVLVYAYAFIWMLWLWRGYLVFREHYRYADWTPRDDMVDRLRGHRWGQFGAVIVFGFIVLALFAPALGPTTVERTISNPYSHHIEYYNDQGQLENITVGSANLGSRSQGTPDRNVGPMQYDDFGRFHPFGTLPTGKDMFTFMAAGARVSLFIGLISIGVSGLIAVAFALLTAYYKGLVDLAVVIVGDSIMSLPRLLFVMLLSVVLGETWIADIYSGGFVLALIFAGTGWPFLWRSVRGPAMQVSEQEWIDAAKSFGQRPRVTMQKHMAPYILGYLLVYASMTLGGIIVAVAGLSFLGLGINPPTPEWGRAVNIGQSYVTTSSWHISFIPGVMIVLVVTAFNALGDGIRDAIDPQSEGGESDGAEVAASGGGA; this is encoded by the coding sequence ATGAGTGTAGACCAACAAGACGACGCGCCACTCCGAGAGCGAATTCAAGAGAACCCCGGCCCGGCGCTGAAGTGGTTCGCCGGTGCGCTGTTGCTGTTCTCCTTTGAGGCAGGCGCAGTCATCAACTTCTTGACCGGACTCGTCGGTGCTCCGGTTGACCTGCCGACGCTCCTCACGCGAGACCTCATTGCGAACAACGGCTATCAGACGCCGGGCGGAGCGTGGAAGGAAACCTTCCTGAACCTCGCCCCGGCCTACGCATGGGCGATTCGAGTCGTCCTCGTCTACGCCTACGCGTTCATCTGGATGCTCTGGCTCTGGCGAGGCTATCTCGTCTTCCGAGAGCATTACCGCTACGCCGACTGGACGCCCCGCGACGACATGGTTGACCGCCTTCGCGGCCACCGGTGGGGTCAGTTCGGCGCAGTCATCGTCTTCGGGTTCATCGTCCTCGCGCTGTTCGCTCCGGCGCTGGGTCCGACCACCGTCGAACGGACGATTTCGAACCCCTACTCACACCACATCGAGTACTACAACGACCAAGGCCAGTTGGAGAACATTACGGTCGGGTCGGCCAACCTCGGGTCGCGCTCGCAGGGGACGCCCGACCGGAACGTCGGACCGATGCAGTACGACGATTTCGGCCGGTTCCACCCCTTCGGGACATTACCGACAGGGAAAGACATGTTCACCTTCATGGCGGCCGGTGCGAGGGTATCACTGTTCATCGGTCTCATCTCCATCGGGGTGAGCGGTCTCATCGCGGTGGCGTTCGCGCTGTTGACGGCCTACTACAAGGGGCTGGTAGACCTCGCGGTGGTCATCGTGGGTGACTCAATCATGTCGTTACCCAGACTACTGTTCGTGATGCTGTTATCGGTGGTCCTCGGGGAGACGTGGATAGCCGACATCTACAGCGGCGGGTTCGTACTGGCGCTCATCTTCGCCGGAACGGGATGGCCCTTCCTCTGGCGGTCGGTGCGTGGGCCAGCGATGCAGGTCTCCGAGCAGGAGTGGATCGACGCCGCCAAAAGCTTCGGTCAACGACCCAGAGTCACGATGCAGAAACACATGGCCCCCTACATCTTGGGCTATCTGCTGGTGTACGCCTCGATGACTCTCGGCGGTATCATCGTCGCAGTCGCCGGCCTGTCCTTCCTCGGACTGGGTATCAACCCGCCGACGCCCGAGTGGGGCCGAGCGGTCAACATCGGCCAGTCCTACGTCACCACGTCGTCGTGGCACATCTCGTTCATCCCCGGCGTGATGATTGTGCTGGTCGTGACCGCGTTCAACGCGCTCGGCGACGGTATCCGCGACGCCATCGACCCGCAGAGTGAGGGCGGCGAAAGCGACGGTGCCGAAGTCGCGGCCTCCGGAGGTGGTGCCTGA